TCTCGTCGAAGCGAGTGGGGTCGACAAATGATGCTGGGAGTCCTGTTGGCGGTGTTGGTTTCGGCGCCCCTTCCGGCGAAGGTGGAGTCGAGGTACTTGACGTTCGGAAGGTCTGGGGAGTGGGTTGCGCTGGAAGTGCATTCGCGGAAGCCCGAGCGGATTATTCTTCCGCTGCCCTACAGCGCAAGGACACTGACTCTCTCGGCGGACGGGCGGTATGTGTTTTTCACCGCGTACGATGAGACGGCGCGGAACGATTTGCTGTACCGCTGGGAATGGCGCTCAAGCACGGCGCCAGTGCGTATTGGAGGGGAACAGGGGTTCCACGCGGATCCTGCACTCAGTCCGGATGGCAAGTGGGTCTACTTCGCGCACCATCCGCGAATGGGAGGGCCGCCTGGGCAGCATCAGCCCCAAGCCAATGCCCAACTCTATCGCGTGCGGATGGACGGGACCGAGATGCAGGCGATGACGGATGAAGTGGGGTGTCATCTCCGTCCGGCGTTTCGGCCTGATGGAGCGCTCATCTACGTTCATACCCTGTGCAGCGCGACGAAGAAGAGTTTGCATTTAATGCAAAATGGCGTGGTTCAGCCCGAAGCCCTCGCAGCGGAAGATTTGAATGAGCCGGCGTTTTCCCCTGATGGGAAGCGGCTGGTTTTCGTGGCGAGAGATGGCCCGCATGCGATCCTCAAGGAGTGGACGTCGCTGAAGCGTCCCGCGCGGGTGATGCACCGCCTACTGTTGGCGGAGGACTCCTCGGTGCGGGCGCAATACGGTGTCCATGCCCGAGAGATATTCTTTCAGGATGAGCAGTCGGTGATGGTGTCGGTGGGCGGCCGGATAACTCGACTTTTTGCTTTGGGGGATGTTCCTTGAGACACCTGATCCGAGGATGGTGTGTGGTGGTGGTGGCCGTGCCGACGTTGGCGTTGGCGCAATTCTGCCCTCAGGACGTCATTCCGCGTTGCCAGGATTCGCAAGGTAACCCTAGCGGCGGCGGCGGCGGCGGCGGCGGCGGCGGCGGCGGCGGAGGAGGCGGCGGAGGCGGCGGCGGAGGGAATGGGCCGCCGCCGATACCGAGGATTGAGGCGCCCGGATTTCACGGGGACCCAGTCAATGTGTCCGACGGGTACTCGTACCTTCGAGAGAAGGACTTCGAGCTGAAGCTGAGTCAGGGGAGTCTGCCCTTCATCCGAATGTACGTGTCGCCAGCGCGCTCGTACCAGTACTCGCGTTTCCCGGAAGGCTTTCTGCCGAGCACGAGTAACAACTACCTTCCGCGGCCGTTTGGAGAGCACCGGAATGGGGGAAGCCTCAACTGGTGGCATAATTTCTACAGCGCCGTCTACAAGTGGTCTGCGTCGGGGGCGGATGCGGAGATCCGTGATGTGGACGGGTTTCGCAACACGTTCCAGTTGAGCGGTCAGGCGGCAGCGTCGGGGCGGTGGTACCTCAACGACAACAACAAGAATTCCGCGGACCGGCTGTGGCAGGACGTGGGAACTCTGGGGACGTGGCCGCAGAAGTTCGTTTATTACCGTGAGGAGAGCGGACGGTATGAGCATGATGCCGTCTACGTGCACCCGAACGGGACGGGTGCGCGGCACTATTTCCTCACCAGCATTTTCGACACGGAGTACGCGCCGACGGGTGCGACGGAGATTCCTCGTGTAGTGGTGACGTATGCAGTTCCGATTACCGTCGGGGGGACGACGCCGGACACGCTGTGTCCAATCGGGGGCGCGGGGTCGACGCCTGGGGTGCCGTACATCAACACGGTGACAACGCGCGATGGGACGACACTTCGATTCTATTACCGGCGGTTGGTGAATACGCGAGGGCGGACGGAGTGCGTGCTGGACCACGTCAATGTGGAGTCGATCGAGGCTGGTGGCGTGGTGGAGAAGACGCTGGTTCAGTATCAGTACATGGCTGCGTCGAATTTCCTGGTGAAGGTCGACTCCCCGCAGACGGGACGAAGCATCGAGTATACGTACCCTGTCTCCGGTCATGCGACGACGACGTTTGAGCGCAGAGAGAACGGAGCGCTGACGAGTCGACACAGCTACTACTACAACGGGACGGTGGCGACGCGGGACGAGGGAGAGGGACACGACTTCGCCATCAACGACGTGACGAGCAGTAACCCCGGCGTGAAGGACTCGTGCACTTTGGTGTTGGGAGGGTCGCTGCCGACGCGGGAGTTCGTGGACTCGAAGGCGGGATTGGGGACAGGGGCGAATGGGGTTACGACGATGACGTCGCGCTTCGTGTCCGCGCCGGCGCACTATCAGCACCAGACATGGCGGCTGAATTCGATTGAAGAGCGGTGCGACGGGACGTCCTGCCCCGGCTTCGTGGCTGGGACGCGGAAGTGGGAGTACGAGTGCCCGACGGCGCCTGGGGATACGTCGAGTGTGCCGGCGATGCCGAAGGCCCACAAAGACCGGCGCAGCGGGTGGGAGGTATACACCCACGCGGCGGTGCCAGACGCGGGCGTGATTGAGGGGGACGCGGGGGTGCCCATCGGCCACATGAAGTCGCTGACGCGGTTGGCGGAAGGGGCGCAAGATTCGAGCGGAACGGGGGCGTTGGCGGAGATGGATTTGAAGTACACGCTGGGCAGTACGGGGCGTGCGGCGCCGGCGTATGAGCGGTTGCTGGAGCGAACCGAGGTCCCGAGTGTGCTGGCGCCAAGTGGAGGAGTGACTCAGACTCAGTTCGTCTACGACACGGCGACGAATCGGCTGAAGGCGGAGTTCCAGACGGGGTGGACACAGGTGTGGAACGACACCTCGGGGGCATGGCAAGTGGTGAAGCGACGCATTGGTTTGTTCCACTTCGGAGCGCCTCAGTGTGGAGGAGTAGGGACGGTGGATGCGCAGGGACGGAAGTTGGAGACGCACGGTCCGTGCTTCGTGGATGAGAGCGCTGATGTGGCAATGATTACGGGTTGTCAGGCGGGAACTGTCTTCCCTGTCGTCAAGTATGAGTACTGGGCGATGACGGAGACAGGGCACAAACGCAACCAACTGAAGAAAAAGTCGGTGCTGCCTGGGGGCTGCACTGGAACGACCTCATTGGACACGCAGTACCTGGACTACGACGTCTACGGAAACGCGACGCGTGTGCAGGACGTCAATGGGTTGGTCGTCGAGCGTCAGTACAACCAAAGTCAAATGACGAGTCAGACGGTGGTTTCGGGAAGTGTTTCGACGACGACGCTGGCGAGTTTCGACAACGGGAAGCTGAAGGCGATTCAGTATCCGCAGGGTAACTACGACGTCTTCTGCTATCGGACGGGGACCACGACAGGGTTGGGGTGCGTGGGAGGGACACCGACGTACCTGCTTCAATGGGTGGCAAAGGCGGCAGACGCGAGCGGGGCGAACTGGGCGGAGAAGGTTGAGTACGCGTATTGGCCGGATGAGACGGTGAAGACGAAAACGTTCCTCGCGTGGACGGGAACCGTAGCGGAGACGCGGCGAGTGGTGTCGTTCGCCGCAGATGCGCGCCGGAACCCCACTTACCAGGGGTTGGGAAACGTGCCTTCGTCAGTGGTCACGACGCGCCTCTTCGATGCGAATGGAAACTTGACAGGGATTGGCTTCCCCTCGAATGAGGCACCAGCGGTGTGCGGAGGCCCGGACTCGGAGGGGCAGCCCGTGTCGCCCCTTTGTGCTTCGCTGGGATACGACAGGTTGAACCGGCTGGCGAAGCTGGACGAATTTCCTTCTGCGGGAGTGAGTCAGCGCACGTGCTTCTCATACGACGTCCACAGCAACGTGACGGCAGCACGTCAGGGGTGCGTTGTTGCCGCTGGGAATGAGTGTGGGAGCTGCTCGGCGGGCAGTCCCGCCAGTGAGTACGCCTATGACGACTTCGGCAACCTCGTTTGGGCGAAGCTGCCGCATACGCAGGATGGGGTCGGCGGGGCGGGGACGACGCGTTACTCGTACAACGCGCTGGGATTGCTAGTAGACAAGGCGACCCCGGAAATGCAAGCGCACGGTGAGCGGGTGTCGCATACGTACGACGCCGCAGGCCGGTTGCTGCGGCGCAATCGCCACTACCTCTCGTCATCCAACACTCAGATGGTGCAGAATCTCTTCGTCCTCTCGTATGACGTTACGGACGCGGGGGACGTGACGAGCACTCCGCCAATGGACTGTCCGCAGCCGGCGAATACGCGGGGGCGCTTGCGCTACCAGCACGACTCCTTTGGGCGCACCTGGTACCAGTACGACGCGCTGGGGCGACTGACCGGCGAGGTACGGCTGCGCGAAGGGCAGACGAGCTGTTCCTCGGCGGGCCTCAATGACAAACCGCATACATTTTACACGTACACGGCCAACGGGAATGTTGACTCCATCACCTACCCCCACGGCCGGGTGGTGAAGTACGTCTACGGCACGGGGGCGACGGTGGACCGGGTACAGGCGGTTGACGTGAGGCTGTGGAGCAGTTCGGGTTTTTTGGATACGCGACTCATTCAGGGCGTCGTCTGGGAACCCTACGGGCAGTTGAGAGGCTACCAGGTGAATCACCCGACGACGAGCAACAGCAGCGCGGTGGAGTACATGCTGGGCGACAACTCCGGGTCGGTGCCAGCGGCGTGTCCTGCGGCGCCGCCGATTGTGGCGAGCGGCGATTTGACGGGAAGGCTGAGGGCGCTCCGGGTGTCGACGGGGACGTTGGCGGCGGGGGCGGGAAGTGGCGACATCTACAAGCAGACGTACACGTGGCATGGAGACCAGGTGTCGCAGGTGGACACCTGTGTGCTGGGGGCGACGACTCCTCGAATCGAAACCTTCGGGTACGACAGGAGTCTGAAGCTGGTGTCGGCCGAGCGGCCGATGGGAAATGTGGCGGCGACGGGCGGCGCGTATGCGAGCCGGAACTTCGGGTATGACAATCGAGGAAACCGCACTAGTATGTCTGCGGATGGTTCATCCTATGCGTTTGCAATGACGTCAGCGCCAGCGGTGGACCGGTTGGCGGAGTGGGGGGCGACGGCACCTGGAAGTCTGTTGCGGTATGCGCTGGCTTATGATGCAGACGGGCGGGTGACGTCGCAACGGTGGGCTCCCGGGGTAAGTGGTACACCCGTGTTTTTGCAAGGATTCGAGTACGGAATCGACGAGAGTGCTCAAATTGGCGTCGCGACGGATACCGTATTTCGCGCCGTCAATCGAAATGGGGTCACCTACAATTACTTTTATGACGCACAGGGGCGGCGGCGGCTGAAAGCCTACCCTGGAGGGACGAAGGACGAGTACTTCAACAGTGCTGCGCACAGGCTGCTGACGGACCGGGGGAGTGACGGGTTCGTGGCTGCGGTGGGGCACTACACGACCGATGACTATGTCTGGCTGGGAGGTAAATCGGTGGCCGTCATCCGCGCGAAATTCAGCAGTGCGTGGGTGCGTCAGGCGGACGGAGCGGGCGACTGCTCGCGCAATGAGGAGTCGGCTGCATGCGGAGTGTACTTTCCAGTGGTAGACCACAGCGGTAAGCCGGTGGTGATGCTCGATGGTTCGAGGCGTGTGGCAGGATCGGCGGACTATGACCCATTTGGCCATGTCAACCGGATGTTGCAGATGGCGGAGACGGCGCATCCCTATACCAGTGGAAGCAGTGTCAGTTTGGCGACGCTGACTCAGCCGGTGGGGGCGGGGCCAGAGGTGGTGCGGATGCGTGCGCTGTATCACCTGCTGGACACGGAAAGTGGTGAGGCGAGCGTCAGCTTGGTTGACGTGGATACCGCGGCGAGCCTGCATTCCACCTCGTTGGCACGACAGGGGAATGTCATGACGCCCTGGGTGCAGCCCTCGAACGGGCGTGTGGCGGTTCGGTTTGATGCGAGCGCGACGGCGACGTCAAATTACCAGGGGGTGGTGTTGGAGGGATACGAGTACCAGCGGTATCAGTCGGGAGCGCAGCCCTTCTGGCTGCCGTTGCGGTTTCCTGGTCAGTACTACGACGCCGAAACGGGGTACTTCGAGAATTGGAATCGCTTCTACAATCCCTCAGAGGGGCGGTATATTCAGCCCGAGCCGCTTGTTCAAAGCCCACGTACTTCTCTGCGGAGCGCAGGAGGAGGGCATGTTATGGCGGTTTACTCATATGGGCAGAGCAATCCTGTTGGGTTTGTTGATCGGACTGGGTTTAAATGGAATACGGCGCATCAGTTGCGACATAATGAGGAGGCGATTCGCTTGAGGGATAAAGAATTCTGGCAGAAAGTGGAAGATGTGGATGATATTGAGTTGCGATTCGAGGCGACTCATGGTCGCTATGAGCTTATGCCGAACCTAAAGCCATTCCCAACGACAAATGTGGGCTATGGGCAGACGGTCAATAATATCGAGGCCGGAAAGTGTGTTAACTCAAGCGTGAATGTCTGGGCGCTTGCTATGTTTCGTCCGCATAGGCTCAAGTCAGAGCTTTGGACGTTCGCGCACGAGGCTTATCATGCGGCACTTATGATGGGAGCGATTAAGAAGCCGCATCCTGATGCGAATGAAGAGCAACAGGCTGATTTTTTTGCCCACCGAATTACTGGCGAGCCGTTTACGGCTGCGGATAGGGTATATTGGGCGTCGCGGAGCGGAGAGATTCTTCCAGAGCCATGATGTGGGCTTAAAATGCTATTGAGAACTCTGCTGCTGGTTGTTTTAGGCGGGTGTGCGCATACGGTTGTTCCGAAAAGCATGGCGCATGCAAAGGCTGTGTCTGAGTGTCTTGTGGAGTCTGGTCATGCGGATGAAATCCAAATTCCGGATGGCCACGCTCGTACTTTTGCGTGCCGCGAACGTTGGTGGTGGGCTGCTAGTGAATTCGAGCAGCGCTCGGTTTGCGCGGATGATGATGAGTGCGTTTTAGTGTCGCTGGAGCCGAGTCTGCATGGAGGGTGTTGGCTTGCTTCTTCGAAGTTTGTGCTTAAACATGTTGCGCATCCGTATTTTCGGGAAGTTGCTGACGCCTGTGGCCACTACTCTGTCGGATGCGCAGATAGGCCCAGGGTTCGTTGCGTAAGTGGAAAATGTAGAATCCCTGGGTACCCGAAGATGCGTGTGCCGCGTGAGTCGAACTGTAATGGCGTGGTTCCGTAGCGTTGAGATCACTTGATCTGAGGAGCGAATTGGCTGTTGCGGAGCCTTGGGCGTAGGGTGCTGCCAATACCACTTGGTCACATCCGAGAGGGCGGCTCAGGCGGGGCTCTGGGGTTGATGGACCTGTTGCAGAGGGGGCAGGTGCCAATCTGTTTGAGGAGGAGGTGCTGCAACGCGCGTCGCACCATCGGGAGCGTCCAGTGCACCCTGCTCCGAGGGGAAAAGCGCTCGACGGAGCGCGAGGAAGCCATGGGCCACAGCGCAGAGGGTGGCGTGGTGGTGGAAGCCACGCCACGTGCGTCCTTCGAAGTGGTCGAGACCAACTTCTCCCTTTATCTCCTGGTAGTCACGCTCGACGCGCTAGCGCAGCTTTGTGAGGCGTACGAGCTGCTTCAGGGGAGTGTCCGCAGGCAGTGTAGAAAGGTGAAATTTGGTGGGCGCTTTCTCGTGCCTGGGCCATTCGCACAGCAGCCTTTGCTCGTCGCCTGGGGCAAATCCCAGATGGTGGCGGTGGGCGGTACGGATGCGTAGGGCGCGCGAAGCGCGAGCTCCGCGCGCCCATGGTGCCTTCGCGCCAACTGACCGACTTCCAGGTTGTTCGCGGCAGGCCAGCGGCCAGCTTCTCGATGGCAACGGACTTCGCCTCGCCATAGCGGTAGCGCGTACGCGCTGGCCCACTCATTCCCGCTGGCTTCGGAGGGATGGGAGGAGGTGTGAATCCCGGAGGCCAGACGACACAGTCGCCTCGAATACCGACGGCGTACGGCAGCCCACGGCGCGTGAGTTCCTCACGGAACTCGACCTCGTTTCCGTATCCCGAGTCTGTGAGAAACAGGCGCGGCTTCACTCCCCAGCCCAGCGCGCGCTCAAGCAGCTCGAGCGCGATGCCCCTCTTCGTCTCGAACGCCACGTCTTCCGGCACGCCCGCCTTGCACAGGCGCTTGGTGTCGGACGTTCACTCCGTCGGCAGATACAGCCGCATTCCAATACAGCCGCTGCCCTTCGCACCGGCTAGATGCAGGCTGACGGCCACCTGGCAGTTGTCGGTGCGGCCCAACGTGCCCGAGTACTGCCGGGCCACGCCCACTGAATGTTCGCCCTTCTTGGGGAAGCCCGTGTCATCCAGAACCAGCGCCTCGACGTCCGGCAGGTCCTCCTCCAGCTTCAGCGCCAGTCGGCCCATGACCTCGTCGTCCGCCCAGCCGCTGCCGCTAACACACTGTTGGAGGCGCTGGCGCATGGCTTCCTTCTCGGAAGCCTCCTCCACCAGCCGCCCTGCCATCGGGTCAATGCTTTTGCGCTCCCCTTCCAGCAGCAGTCCCTTGACGTACCAGTTCATCGCCCGTCGTCGCTCCACGCGGCCCATGCCTGAGAACATCGACTCAAGGAAGCTCTCCAGCTCTCCCTCCAACCGCTTCAGTTGCCTCGGCATCATGCTGGGGGAACAGCCCGCCCACCCTTACGCATTCTTGAAGTGACCAAGTGGTATTAGTCCTGCGGACTCTTGAGTGGGTGGCGCTCATTGCGCTCACCGGACCTTGAGCAGAGGGCGGCATTATCCGGAAGCGGCGAAGGGCTGCTCCTACCGAGACCGTTGACCTGCGGGGGCAGGGGATCAGATGGACCGCTGGAGAACCCCGTAACCCAGGGGCAACCCGGACACTTTCTTGGCACTTCGTGGCCCCGCGCGGGTAGGCTCCCTCGGTCATGCCCCCCGCTGCCCCTTCGCGCGACACCGGCCGCTTTGGAAAATACCGCCTCATCGACCGCGTCGCGGTGGGAGGCATGGCCGAGATCTTCCTCGCGCATCAGCAGCAGGAGGACGGGCAGGAAACGCCCGTCGTCATCAAGCGCATCCGCCCGCATCTGTCCAAGCACGCGGCCTTCGTGAAGATGTTCCTCAACGAGGCCCGGCTCGCCGCGCAGCTCAACCACCCCAACGTCGTGCAGATTCACGACCTGGGGAAGATCGCGGACAGCTACTTCATCGCCATGGAGTACGTGTCCGGCCGCGACATGCGCCGCGTCGTGCCCAAGGCGGAGGCGCTGGGGATTCCCTTCCCGCTGGTGTACGCGGTGAAGATCGCCTCGAACGTCTGCGCGGGCCTGCACCACGCACACACCAAGGGGGACCTGTACGGCACCCCGCTCAACATCGTCCACCGGGACGTGTCGCCGGAGAACATCGTCGTCGCCTTCGACGGCTCCGTGAAGATTCTCGACTTCGGCATCGCCAAGGCCGCGAATCAGATGGAGCAGACGCGCAACGGCGAAATCAAAGGCAAGCTCAGCTACATGAGCCCGGAGCAGTGTCTGGGCAAGCCCATCGACTGCCGCTCCGACGTCTTCTCCCTGGGCGTGGTGCTCTACGAGTGGCTCACCGGCTTCAAGCTCTTCACGGGTGAGTCCGAGGCGGCGGTGATGCGCAGCATCACCGATGGGAAGATCTACGCCCCGTCGTACTTCCGCGAGGACCTCCCAGAGCGCCTGGAGACCATCCTGATGAAGGCGCTGGAGCGCGACCGGGACAAGCGCTACCAGACGGCCGCGCAGATGCAGAAGGACCTGGACGCCTTCCTCGACGCGTACGACTTCACGCCCACGCCGCTGCACCTCTCCAACTTCATCAAGCAGCTCTTTGAAGAGGAGCTGGCCGGAGAGCAGCGCCGTCTGGCCGTGCGCGCCGCGGCCGCGCCCACGTCGGAAGAGGCGCTGGAACTCTCGGACGTCGTCTCCGCGCTCGACACCGCGAAGGGCGTACCCGCTCCGGAGCCCGAGCCGCCCCCCGTCTCGGAGGACCGCACCGAGCCGCGCACGCTCGCCGTCCCGCTGAACCAGGCCCTGGCCGAGGCGCTGGAGGCGGTGGCCAAGCGCAACAACATCTCTGCGGGCCGCATGGTGGCCGAGCTGCTCGAGTCCTGGCTCAAGTACCGCTGACATGCCCCGGCTGAAGCTGACTCTCGAATACGACGGGACGCGTTTCGTGGGGTGGCAGGCGCAGCCCCAGGGGCCCTCCATCCAGTCCGTGCTGGAGTCCGCGCTGGAGCGCCTGTTGGGTGAGCGTGTCCCGGTGGAGTCCGCCGGGCGCACCGACGCGGGCGTGCATGCCGAAGGGCAGGTGGCGTGCTTCGACTCGCCTCGTGAGCTGCCCATGAAGGCGTACACGATGGGGCTCAACGGCATCCTCCCGCCCGACGTGGCCGTGGTGGCGGCGGTGGAGGTTCCGGAGAGTTTTGATCCGCGCCGCTGGTCCCGGGGCAAGCGCTACCGCTACCGCGTGAGCAACCGAAGGACGCGCTCTCCGCTGCGCCGGACGACGCATTGGGAAATCTTCGCGCCGCTGGACGTGGAGGCCATGCGGCGGGCCGCCGTGCACCTGGTGGGGCGGCATGACTATTCGGCCTTCCGGGCCGCCGACTGCCAGGCGAAGCACGCCGTGCGTGAGATTCGGAGCCTCACGGTCGAGGGCACCTCGGGGGACGCCGTGTCCATCGTGGTGGAGGGCACCGCGTTCCTGAAGCACATGGTGCGCAACCTGGCCGGGACGCTGGTGGAGGTCGGCAAGGGCCGCCGCCCCGAGGCCTGGGTGGCGGAGGTGCTGGCCTCCAAGGAGCGCAAGCGCGCCGGACCGACGGCGCCGCCCCAGGGGCTGGTGCTGGAAGAGGTCTTCTACGGGGACGGCCCGCCTGCCCGCACGGCAGGAAGGACAGCGGACGCGGAAGAGGACGAGGGCTGAAGTGGGGTAGGCTGCCTGCCCGTGAGCTCCAAGACGAGTGTCCTCGAACCGCTGCGCGTCCGTGTCCGTCGCTTCCAGTTCATCATGGGGCTGGGATTCATCGCGCTCGTCGTCGGCTCGATTCTGAGTGTGGCGTTGACGCTGCGGCTGAGCGTGCGCATCCAGGCGGTGCCGGTGGGCGTCCTGCGTTTGACGCTGGCGGTGCTGCTGGAGAACCTGTGGGTGCTCGGGGTGCTGCCGTTGATGTGCTACGGCGCCGCGCGGGTCATGGAGCTGCGGCCGTGGACCACGGGAGGCGGCGCGGCGGTGGCCGGCTCCCTCTTCGTGCACGCGCTGGGCTTCGTTCAGAACGGCGTGAATGGCTTGTGGCTGGGCGGGTTGGGTTCGTTCCTCAGTCTGGCGGCGTTCGCCGGGGGCGTGGTGCTCAGTGCCCGCGCCGTGGCCATGGGCCGGGCAGCGGCGGCGGCGCAGACGGTGAAGTCGCAGGCGAAGGCGCAGGAGCGCAAGTCCGAGTACGACGAGTTCCTCCTCGCCGCCGAGCAAGGCGCCGCGCGGTTGGAGCAGCGGGAGGCGCAGGCCTCCTCGGCCACGGCGCCGGTGACTGCGGAAGCGGGGCCGCAGGGCCCTGTGACGCCGGAGGCCCCCCAGGCTGCGGACGTCGCGGAGATGGATTCCGAGCAGGCTCCCGCATCTGCCGCGCAGGCTTCCGATGCGGTCGCGGAGCTGGCTCCGGCGGAGGCGACGCAGTCCGAGGCACTGAAGACCGCCGCGACGTCCGAGGCGGCGGCGCCGCTGGACGCCCCCTCCTCGCCGGTCGAACCGGCCTCCGTTGCCGCTCCTGCGGAGCGCAAGACGTCCGGGGCCTGAGCCGACGGCCAAGCCCGGGGCGGTGGCCACTACCACTACGACGCCGCTGAAGGCCCCTTCCGGGCCGGTCGAACCGGCCTCCATTGCCGCTCCAGCGGAGCGCAAGACGTCCGAAGCCTGAGCCGACGCCCCGTTGATTCGGCTCGGACCCGCTGGACACCTCGCACGGTGCCCAGCGGTCGTGACATCTCCAAGGCTCGCCCCAGTGGCCAAGCCAATCCCGCCCGGCACACAGCGCCTACTCGGGGACTTCCTTGGGCTCGCGGACGACGAGCACATCGCACTTCGCCTCGCGAATCAGGTCCGTCGCAACGCTTCCGAGCAGCGCGTGCGCCACGCCCGAGCGCGCCCGTGTCCCCAGCGCCAGCAGGTCCGCGCCTTGGTCGTCCACGAACTCGAGGACGATGGAGCGCGAGCCCCCGTTCTCCATCACCATCCGGTATGGCACCCCGAGCCCGTCGAGCTCCCGCCGCAGCGGCGCGAGCTTGCGCTCCGCGGCGCCCTTGAACGTCTTCTGGTACCGCGTGTGCTCCTTCGTCGTCAGCCCGGGGAACACCGCGTACTCCAGTGGAACGTCATAGGCGTGAACCAGCGTCAGCTCGGAGCCGGGCGTCATCAGCGTGGGGACGAAGCCCGCAACGCGGCGTGACGTCGCGTCCGCGTCCACGGCCACCACGGGCCGCAAGTAGGACCCGGTGGCCCGCCGGGTGGCGATGAGCACGGGCAGGTTGCCGCGGCGGATGACGTTGTCCGCGGTGGAGCCCAGGAACATGTTGCGAAGGGGCTTGTCGCCGTGCCGGCCCAGCAGGACGAGCTCCGCGCCAAAGGCTTGTGCCCGGCGCAGGATGGCGTCCACGGGCTTGCCCCGGGCGATGTGCGTGTCGACGATGGCGGTGGCGCCTTCGGTCCGCAGCGCCTTGCGGAGCCGCTGGGCGACGCGCTCCAGCTCCCGCGCGGTGGCTTCCAGCGCGCGAGCGCCCAGCTCCGCCGGCATCCGGCTGGGCAACACGTGCATCAACAACACCTTCGCACCCGGCGCGAGTGGGAGGTGGGCAACCCTCCCCACCGCGTGGGCGCTCGATTCCGAGAAGTCCGTCGGAACGAGCACCTTGCGAAGCTGCGGCGGCGACATCGGC
This genomic window from Myxococcus hansupus contains:
- a CDS encoding RHS repeat-associated core domain-containing protein, whose product is MVVVAVPTLALAQFCPQDVIPRCQDSQGNPSGGGGGGGGGGGGGGGGGGGGGGNGPPPIPRIEAPGFHGDPVNVSDGYSYLREKDFELKLSQGSLPFIRMYVSPARSYQYSRFPEGFLPSTSNNYLPRPFGEHRNGGSLNWWHNFYSAVYKWSASGADAEIRDVDGFRNTFQLSGQAAASGRWYLNDNNKNSADRLWQDVGTLGTWPQKFVYYREESGRYEHDAVYVHPNGTGARHYFLTSIFDTEYAPTGATEIPRVVVTYAVPITVGGTTPDTLCPIGGAGSTPGVPYINTVTTRDGTTLRFYYRRLVNTRGRTECVLDHVNVESIEAGGVVEKTLVQYQYMAASNFLVKVDSPQTGRSIEYTYPVSGHATTTFERRENGALTSRHSYYYNGTVATRDEGEGHDFAINDVTSSNPGVKDSCTLVLGGSLPTREFVDSKAGLGTGANGVTTMTSRFVSAPAHYQHQTWRLNSIEERCDGTSCPGFVAGTRKWEYECPTAPGDTSSVPAMPKAHKDRRSGWEVYTHAAVPDAGVIEGDAGVPIGHMKSLTRLAEGAQDSSGTGALAEMDLKYTLGSTGRAAPAYERLLERTEVPSVLAPSGGVTQTQFVYDTATNRLKAEFQTGWTQVWNDTSGAWQVVKRRIGLFHFGAPQCGGVGTVDAQGRKLETHGPCFVDESADVAMITGCQAGTVFPVVKYEYWAMTETGHKRNQLKKKSVLPGGCTGTTSLDTQYLDYDVYGNATRVQDVNGLVVERQYNQSQMTSQTVVSGSVSTTTLASFDNGKLKAIQYPQGNYDVFCYRTGTTTGLGCVGGTPTYLLQWVAKAADASGANWAEKVEYAYWPDETVKTKTFLAWTGTVAETRRVVSFAADARRNPTYQGLGNVPSSVVTTRLFDANGNLTGIGFPSNEAPAVCGGPDSEGQPVSPLCASLGYDRLNRLAKLDEFPSAGVSQRTCFSYDVHSNVTAARQGCVVAAGNECGSCSAGSPASEYAYDDFGNLVWAKLPHTQDGVGGAGTTRYSYNALGLLVDKATPEMQAHGERVSHTYDAAGRLLRRNRHYLSSSNTQMVQNLFVLSYDVTDAGDVTSTPPMDCPQPANTRGRLRYQHDSFGRTWYQYDALGRLTGEVRLREGQTSCSSAGLNDKPHTFYTYTANGNVDSITYPHGRVVKYVYGTGATVDRVQAVDVRLWSSSGFLDTRLIQGVVWEPYGQLRGYQVNHPTTSNSSAVEYMLGDNSGSVPAACPAAPPIVASGDLTGRLRALRVSTGTLAAGAGSGDIYKQTYTWHGDQVSQVDTCVLGATTPRIETFGYDRSLKLVSAERPMGNVAATGGAYASRNFGYDNRGNRTSMSADGSSYAFAMTSAPAVDRLAEWGATAPGSLLRYALAYDADGRVTSQRWAPGVSGTPVFLQGFEYGIDESAQIGVATDTVFRAVNRNGVTYNYFYDAQGRRRLKAYPGGTKDEYFNSAAHRLLTDRGSDGFVAAVGHYTTDDYVWLGGKSVAVIRAKFSSAWVRQADGAGDCSRNEESAACGVYFPVVDHSGKPVVMLDGSRRVAGSADYDPFGHVNRMLQMAETAHPYTSGSSVSLATLTQPVGAGPEVVRMRALYHLLDTESGEASVSLVDVDTAASLHSTSLARQGNVMTPWVQPSNGRVAVRFDASATATSNYQGVVLEGYEYQRYQSGAQPFWLPLRFPGQYYDAETGYFENWNRFYNPSEGRYIQPEPLVQSPRTSLRSAGGGHVMAVYSYGQSNPVGFVDRTGFKWNTAHQLRHNEEAIRLRDKEFWQKVEDVDDIELRFEATHGRYELMPNLKPFPTTNVGYGQTVNNIEAGKCVNSSVNVWALAMFRPHRLKSELWTFAHEAYHAALMMGAIKKPHPDANEEQQADFFAHRITGEPFTAADRVYWASRSGEILPEP
- a CDS encoding serine/threonine protein kinase, with the protein product MPPAAPSRDTGRFGKYRLIDRVAVGGMAEIFLAHQQQEDGQETPVVIKRIRPHLSKHAAFVKMFLNEARLAAQLNHPNVVQIHDLGKIADSYFIAMEYVSGRDMRRVVPKAEALGIPFPLVYAVKIASNVCAGLHHAHTKGDLYGTPLNIVHRDVSPENIVVAFDGSVKILDFGIAKAANQMEQTRNGEIKGKLSYMSPEQCLGKPIDCRSDVFSLGVVLYEWLTGFKLFTGESEAAVMRSITDGKIYAPSYFREDLPERLETILMKALERDRDKRYQTAAQMQKDLDAFLDAYDFTPTPLHLSNFIKQLFEEELAGEQRRLAVRAAAAPTSEEALELSDVVSALDTAKGVPAPEPEPPPVSEDRTEPRTLAVPLNQALAEALEAVAKRNNISAGRMVAELLESWLKYR
- the truA gene encoding tRNA pseudouridine(38-40) synthase TruA, which produces MPRLKLTLEYDGTRFVGWQAQPQGPSIQSVLESALERLLGERVPVESAGRTDAGVHAEGQVACFDSPRELPMKAYTMGLNGILPPDVAVVAAVEVPESFDPRRWSRGKRYRYRVSNRRTRSPLRRTTHWEIFAPLDVEAMRRAAVHLVGRHDYSAFRAADCQAKHAVREIRSLTVEGTSGDAVSIVVEGTAFLKHMVRNLAGTLVEVGKGRRPEAWVAEVLASKERKRAGPTAPPQGLVLEEVFYGDGPPARTAGRTADAEEDEG
- a CDS encoding TolB family protein — protein: MMLGVLLAVLVSAPLPAKVESRYLTFGRSGEWVALEVHSRKPERIILPLPYSARTLTLSADGRYVFFTAYDETARNDLLYRWEWRSSTAPVRIGGEQGFHADPALSPDGKWVYFAHHPRMGGPPGQHQPQANAQLYRVRMDGTEMQAMTDEVGCHLRPAFRPDGALIYVHTLCSATKKSLHLMQNGVVQPEALAAEDLNEPAFSPDGKRLVFVARDGPHAILKEWTSLKRPARVMHRLLLAEDSSVRAQYGVHAREIFFQDEQSVMVSVGGRITRLFALGDVP